The following proteins are encoded in a genomic region of Dyadobacter sp. UC 10:
- a CDS encoding AAA domain-containing protein, with the protein MSPYFKTLLELLKIEREEDKQSYIRLTEMASVSERRANGLAWYPIAIRGNEMSRGDYLTVEVERTTHQDLPHQLRFGMPAVLFSNHEPKKDRAEGVISHQSGNRLKITLKTDELPDWSRDGKLGIDLLFDDNSYDEMQNAIKTASARAENEKDSHLIRVLTGEKSPAFDDTLKKIEIPKLNTSQNEAVNKILSANELAIVHGPPGTGKTTTLVQAIKAMLLKDRKQILVVAPSNTAVDLLSEKLSEEGLEVLRVGNPVRVSERLLSLTLDSKMAAHSRIKDIKALKKQAGEYKNMAHKYKRQFGKAERDQRKALFDEAHKIMKEVASIEQYVTDDLLAKTQVVTATLVGANHYTVRSLNYHTVVIDEAGQALEPACWIPILKAEKLVLAGDHLQLSPTIKSAEAARNGLSTTLLEKSVTIHPEAVVLLEEQYRMNEEIMGFSSKIFYQNKLRAHPSVATRTLFPGDSPLAFIDTAGCGFEEKLQGTSSTNPEEAAFLFKHLSQLVNELAEANKKPLDIAQFPSIAIISPYKEQINILKEQMQHVPLLKDYLAKIAVNTIDSFQGQERDVVYISMTRSNAEGEIGFLSDIRRMNVAMTRARKKLVVIGDSATLSALPFYTDFIAYSEGLSAYQSAWEFADI; encoded by the coding sequence ATGAGCCCATATTTTAAAACACTTCTTGAATTACTGAAAATTGAGCGGGAAGAGGACAAACAATCCTACATCCGGCTCACTGAAATGGCTTCAGTATCTGAACGCCGCGCGAATGGACTGGCGTGGTACCCGATCGCGATCCGCGGGAACGAAATGAGCCGGGGCGATTACCTGACTGTGGAAGTGGAGCGTACAACCCACCAGGATCTTCCACACCAGCTGCGGTTTGGAATGCCAGCCGTATTATTCAGTAACCACGAGCCGAAAAAGGATAGAGCAGAAGGTGTTATTTCGCACCAAAGTGGTAACAGACTTAAAATTACTTTAAAAACCGACGAGCTGCCCGACTGGTCGCGTGATGGAAAGCTGGGGATCGATCTGTTGTTTGACGACAATAGTTACGACGAAATGCAGAATGCAATAAAAACCGCGTCGGCGCGCGCAGAGAACGAAAAGGATTCACATTTGATCCGCGTTTTGACGGGAGAAAAATCACCTGCCTTTGACGATACGCTTAAAAAAATTGAGATACCTAAACTCAATACTTCGCAAAACGAGGCGGTAAACAAAATCTTGTCGGCGAATGAACTGGCAATTGTCCACGGCCCGCCGGGAACAGGCAAAACGACCACTTTGGTACAGGCTATTAAAGCAATGCTGCTGAAAGATCGTAAACAGATCCTGGTAGTCGCGCCGAGCAATACAGCTGTGGACCTGCTGAGTGAAAAGTTGAGTGAGGAAGGACTTGAAGTGCTGCGGGTCGGAAATCCGGTGCGTGTTTCGGAGCGGCTGCTATCGCTAACATTAGACAGCAAAATGGCGGCGCATAGCCGGATTAAGGACATTAAGGCGCTGAAAAAGCAGGCTGGCGAATACAAAAACATGGCGCATAAATACAAGCGGCAGTTTGGGAAAGCGGAGCGCGACCAGCGCAAGGCGCTTTTTGACGAGGCTCACAAGATCATGAAGGAAGTCGCGAGCATTGAGCAATATGTTACCGACGACCTGCTTGCCAAAACGCAGGTGGTGACGGCGACCTTGGTGGGAGCGAACCATTATACGGTCAGAAGTCTGAACTACCACACTGTTGTGATCGATGAAGCCGGTCAGGCGCTGGAACCCGCCTGCTGGATACCGATTTTAAAAGCGGAAAAACTGGTGCTGGCGGGAGATCATCTGCAATTATCGCCCACGATCAAGTCGGCCGAGGCTGCGCGGAATGGGTTGAGTACTACTTTACTTGAAAAGTCAGTGACCATTCACCCGGAAGCAGTGGTACTACTGGAAGAACAATACCGTATGAATGAGGAGATCATGGGTTTTTCTTCCAAAATATTTTACCAAAATAAACTAAGAGCTCATCCCTCAGTAGCGACACGTACACTATTTCCCGGCGATTCTCCGCTGGCATTTATTGATACAGCCGGCTGTGGTTTTGAAGAAAAACTGCAAGGTACCAGCTCGACCAATCCCGAGGAGGCTGCCTTTTTGTTCAAGCATTTATCACAGCTCGTAAATGAATTGGCAGAAGCAAACAAAAAGCCGCTTGATATTGCGCAGTTTCCTTCCATTGCCATTATTTCTCCCTACAAAGAGCAGATCAACATTCTGAAAGAACAGATGCAGCACGTGCCTTTGCTCAAAGATTATCTGGCCAAAATAGCGGTAAATACAATTGACAGTTTCCAGGGCCAGGAGCGGGATGTGGTATATATTTCGATGACGCGGAGCAATGCCGAAGGTGAGATCGGGTTTTTGTCGGATATACGGAGAATGAATGTCGCGATGACACGGGCCAGAAAAAAGCTGGTCGTGATCGGTGATAGTGCGACGCTTTCTGCATTGCCTTTTTATACAGATTTTATTGCTTATTCTGAGGGATTGAGTGCTTACCAGAGCGCCTGGGAATTCGCAGATATTTAA
- a CDS encoding multidrug effflux MFS transporter, protein MPKKTYFFLILILGSLTALGPFSIDMYLPGFPAIAKDLDTTAAKVSLSLSGYFVGISLGQLLYGPLLDRFGRKEPLFIGLTVYVLASLGCAITTSIDGLIMFRIVQAIGSCAASVASVAMVRDLFPVSENAKVFSLLLLVVGVSPMIAPTLGGYVTAEFGWHAVFLILTGMGVAILLATALWLPDSYKPDKSMSLKPRPILKNFIAVLREPQFYTYSITGAVAFSGLFAYVSGSPIVFMEVFHTDGKVYGWIFAFLSVGFIGSSQLNTFFLRRFSSEQVVNAALISQVIIGVSFLVAALSGILTLTSTLVFLFLFLCCVGYTFPNAAALSLAPFSKNAGSASALMGAFQMGMGTLISIAISMFEVPSLIPMVTAMACSASAALLILIIGRRFITTKVEVSESADAGVMH, encoded by the coding sequence ATGCCTAAAAAGACTTATTTCTTCCTGATTTTAATCCTGGGAAGTCTCACTGCACTCGGTCCGTTTTCGATCGATATGTACCTGCCGGGCTTTCCCGCAATTGCCAAAGACCTTGATACCACTGCCGCAAAAGTATCGCTTTCGCTGTCAGGCTATTTTGTAGGGATATCGCTGGGCCAGCTGCTTTACGGACCTTTGCTTGATCGTTTTGGTCGTAAAGAGCCGCTTTTTATCGGATTGACCGTGTATGTGCTGGCGTCGCTCGGTTGCGCAATTACTACCAGTATCGATGGGCTGATTATGTTCCGGATCGTGCAGGCAATAGGTAGCTGCGCGGCTTCGGTTGCGTCGGTTGCTATGGTGCGCGATTTGTTTCCGGTGAGCGAAAATGCGAAGGTGTTTTCCCTGCTGTTGCTGGTCGTGGGTGTTTCGCCGATGATTGCGCCTACATTGGGCGGTTATGTTACTGCCGAGTTCGGCTGGCACGCCGTGTTTCTGATATTGACCGGAATGGGCGTTGCGATACTACTGGCGACTGCATTGTGGCTGCCGGATAGTTATAAGCCGGATAAATCCATGTCGCTGAAACCCAGGCCAATATTAAAAAATTTCATCGCTGTGCTCCGTGAGCCGCAGTTCTATACCTATTCGATTACAGGGGCGGTCGCATTCTCGGGGCTATTTGCCTACGTTTCGGGCTCACCTATCGTCTTTATGGAGGTTTTTCACACGGACGGAAAAGTGTATGGCTGGATATTTGCATTTCTTTCGGTAGGATTTATCGGTTCCAGTCAGCTCAATACCTTTTTTCTGCGCCGGTTCAGCAGCGAGCAAGTTGTAAATGCCGCTCTGATCTCTCAGGTAATTATTGGCGTCTCATTCTTGGTGGCTGCATTGAGCGGAATACTTACACTGACATCCACCCTTGTTTTCCTGTTCTTGTTCCTGTGCTGCGTTGGATACACTTTCCCCAATGCGGCTGCGCTTTCACTCGCTCCGTTTAGCAAGAATGCAGGAAGCGCCTCGGCGTTAATGGGCGCATTTCAAATGGGAATGGGCACATTGATCTCCATCGCGATCAGTATGTTTGAAGTACCTTCGCTGATTCCGATGGTGACTGCGATGGCTTGCTCAGCTTCGGCTGCCTTGCTTATTCTGATTATTGGCAGGCGATTTATCACCACCAAAGTAGAAGTAAGTGAAAGTGCGGATGCGGGAGTAATGCATTGA
- the nfi gene encoding deoxyribonuclease V (cleaves DNA at apurinic or apyrimidinic sites), giving the protein MPGSLNRVVQTPESNYDQLTIADATAIQKELRGFLNLNPMEKQIRTIAGADISLSLYSETVYAGMVVLSYPDLQPIAFSLVKSATSFPYVPGYLAFREIPALLQAYEQIPQKPDVIMFDGNGILHSRKMGIASHFGVLTGSITLGCAKKKLAGMYQDPDENRGANTPVIYRGEKIGFALRSKDKVKPVFISPGHNMSFEDSMNITLKCLRKHRLPEPTRKAHEYVNLFRTGELTGGYHEIKELRLF; this is encoded by the coding sequence ATGCCAGGTTCTTTAAATCGAGTCGTTCAGACGCCGGAGTCTAATTATGACCAGCTCACCATTGCTGACGCTACCGCGATCCAGAAAGAACTGCGGGGGTTTCTGAATCTCAACCCGATGGAAAAGCAGATCAGAACGATTGCGGGCGCGGATATTTCTTTATCGCTTTACAGTGAAACCGTCTACGCGGGAATGGTCGTACTGAGTTATCCCGATTTGCAGCCGATCGCATTTTCGCTCGTCAAAAGTGCTACAAGCTTTCCGTATGTGCCGGGTTACCTGGCGTTCCGTGAGATTCCGGCACTCTTGCAGGCTTATGAACAAATCCCGCAAAAACCGGATGTGATTATGTTCGATGGGAACGGTATTCTGCACTCAAGAAAGATGGGCATCGCATCTCACTTTGGGGTTTTGACCGGTAGCATTACGCTCGGCTGCGCCAAAAAGAAGCTGGCAGGCATGTACCAGGATCCGGATGAAAACCGGGGAGCTAATACGCCGGTAATATACAGGGGTGAGAAAATCGGCTTTGCCCTCAGGAGTAAAGATAAGGTGAAGCCGGTATTCATATCGCCGGGCCACAATATGAGCTTTGAGGATAGTATGAATATCACCTTGAAGTGTCTGAGAAAGCACCGCCTGCCCGAACCAACCCGAAAGGCTCACGAATATGTGAACCTATTCAGGACTGGTGAATTAACCGGGGGGTACCACGAAATCAAAGAATTGCGGCTATTTTGA
- a CDS encoding glycoside hydrolase family 18 protein has protein sequence MLHLNLNSMLTLQSVRQFSGALLLLSGSLFFTSCKSEQKEETQAESKTRPVVIGYVGGFHGLLDTENIQANKLTHINYAFVDVQKGKAFLTNEKTDSTNFRKLNLLKEKNPDLKILISIGGWAWSENFSDAVLTDAARKTFAASSVDIIRKYKLDGVDIDWEYPAIPGEEGNVYRPEDKQNYTLMFEAIRKELDILEKESGEEKLLTTATAGFVSFLNTTEMGKAAEYLDFVNLMTYDLFQGDTVVHHASLYQSDKYNAAHSVDKAVKAFHAAGVPMNKLVVGLPFYSRMFTVAKLENGFGQKQTNQEYYKGYTYLKDSLVNQKGFKAMRDDVAKVPYLVNEKTGQILSYEDEQSIRDKCQYVLDNKLGGVMFWEYDSDPKNYLLNEIDKVLK, from the coding sequence ATGCTTCATCTTAACCTCAATTCCATGCTCACGCTCCAATCTGTCAGGCAGTTTTCCGGCGCACTCCTGCTATTATCCGGTTCACTGTTTTTTACTTCCTGCAAATCAGAACAAAAAGAAGAAACGCAGGCTGAATCCAAAACCCGTCCTGTGGTTATCGGGTATGTAGGCGGATTTCATGGTTTGCTCGACACTGAAAATATCCAGGCCAATAAGCTGACCCATATCAATTATGCGTTCGTCGATGTTCAAAAAGGAAAAGCGTTTCTGACGAATGAAAAAACGGATTCTACCAACTTCCGCAAACTAAATCTGCTCAAAGAAAAAAATCCGGACCTGAAAATCCTGATCTCGATCGGCGGCTGGGCGTGGAGTGAAAACTTTTCAGATGCCGTACTGACGGATGCCGCACGCAAAACATTCGCTGCAAGCTCGGTGGATATTATCCGCAAATACAAGCTCGACGGCGTGGATATCGACTGGGAATATCCTGCAATTCCGGGAGAAGAAGGCAACGTTTACCGCCCGGAGGATAAGCAGAATTATACTTTGATGTTTGAAGCGATTCGCAAGGAACTGGACATTCTCGAAAAAGAATCCGGCGAAGAAAAATTGCTCACCACTGCGACCGCAGGCTTTGTTTCATTTTTGAACACCACCGAAATGGGCAAGGCAGCCGAATATCTGGACTTTGTAAATTTAATGACCTACGACCTGTTCCAGGGCGACACGGTTGTGCACCATGCAAGCTTATACCAGAGCGACAAGTATAACGCGGCCCACTCGGTGGATAAAGCTGTGAAAGCCTTTCATGCAGCCGGCGTCCCGATGAATAAGTTAGTGGTTGGGTTACCGTTTTACAGCCGGATGTTCACCGTTGCGAAACTGGAAAATGGTTTTGGGCAAAAACAGACTAATCAGGAATATTACAAGGGTTATACCTATTTGAAAGATAGTCTGGTGAATCAGAAAGGATTCAAGGCAATGCGCGACGATGTGGCAAAGGTACCTTATCTCGTCAATGAGAAGACCGGCCAGATACTGAGCTATGAAGATGAACAATCGATCCGGGACAAATGTCAATATGTGCTTGACAACAAGCTAGGCGGCGTGATGTTCTGGGAATACGATTCCGATCCGAAAAACTATCTGCTGAATGAGATTGATAAAGTGTTGAAATAA
- the ligD gene encoding non-homologous end-joining DNA ligase: MKKKAELTNLDKIYWPDEQITKGDLLEYYSNIAPYILPYLKNRPLSLRRQPNGIKEPGFFQKDIGDSAPDWVKTVEIHAESTDKMVNYLLCNDLQSLLYVANLGCIEMNPWNSTVNKLEYPDYIVMDIDPSPKNTFEDVIEVALAIREILDQIGCEGFCKTSGSRGLHVYIPFNKKYNYDEARDFAEIMASMVTEILPGLTTLERSLSKRKKNHIYVDYLQNRIAQTLASAYSVRPKPGATVSTPLEWKEVKSGLRPGDFTIRNILKRVEEKGDLFKGVLGKGIDIRKALQKLESMHETH; the protein is encoded by the coding sequence ATGAAGAAGAAAGCGGAACTCACCAACCTCGATAAAATATACTGGCCCGACGAGCAGATCACCAAGGGCGACCTGCTGGAATATTACAGCAATATCGCGCCTTATATTTTGCCCTATCTCAAAAACCGCCCGCTCTCGCTGCGGCGACAGCCAAACGGGATCAAGGAGCCTGGATTTTTCCAGAAAGACATAGGCGATTCTGCTCCGGACTGGGTAAAAACCGTGGAGATACATGCGGAATCCACAGACAAAATGGTCAATTATCTGTTGTGTAATGATCTCCAAAGTCTGTTGTATGTAGCCAACCTTGGTTGCATCGAAATGAACCCCTGGAATTCGACAGTCAATAAGCTGGAATATCCCGATTATATCGTGATGGATATTGACCCTTCTCCTAAAAACACTTTTGAGGACGTCATCGAAGTAGCGCTGGCGATCAGGGAAATACTGGATCAGATCGGCTGTGAGGGCTTTTGCAAAACCAGCGGCTCGCGGGGATTACATGTTTACATTCCCTTTAACAAAAAATACAATTACGACGAAGCCCGCGATTTTGCAGAGATTATGGCCAGTATGGTCACCGAAATACTGCCCGGCCTAACTACGCTGGAAAGGTCCTTATCCAAAAGAAAGAAGAACCACATTTACGTCGATTACCTGCAAAACCGGATCGCACAAACGCTTGCCAGCGCATACAGCGTAAGGCCCAAACCCGGCGCGACGGTTTCCACGCCGCTGGAATGGAAGGAAGTGAAGAGCGGACTTCGCCCGGGAGATTTTACAATCAGGAATATTTTGAAGCGGGTCGAGGAGAAGGGTGATTTGTTCAAAGGTGTATTAGGCAAAGGCATTGATATCCGTAAAGCCCTTCAAAAGCTGGAATCTATGCACGAAACGCATTAA
- the ku gene encoding non-homologous end joining protein Ku yields MRAIWSGAIGFGLVNIPVKLFSATQGSELDLDMLDKKDHANIKFHRVNANTGKEVQWENIVKGYKVEDDYVILDEKDFEKASPEKSKIIEIAEFVNEKDIDSIYYETPYYLQPEKSGAKPYALLRDALKKTGKAGLGTYVLRNRESLVLIKPAGDLLILNKIRFAEEIRDAEDLNIPDIKVKPAEMNMAVQLIEQLTTDFDISRYKDTYNENLLKLIMAKAKGKKPASPKMKIVHSKSKDLMAQLKESLSAPKRKAS; encoded by the coding sequence ATGAGAGCTATTTGGTCCGGAGCCATTGGATTTGGCCTTGTTAACATTCCCGTCAAACTTTTCAGCGCCACACAGGGCAGCGAGCTCGACCTGGACATGCTGGATAAAAAAGACCACGCCAATATCAAATTTCACCGCGTAAATGCCAATACAGGTAAGGAAGTGCAGTGGGAGAATATTGTCAAAGGTTACAAAGTAGAAGACGATTATGTGATTTTGGATGAGAAGGATTTTGAAAAGGCAAGCCCCGAGAAAAGCAAGATCATCGAGATTGCCGAGTTTGTCAACGAAAAGGATATCGACAGCATTTACTATGAAACCCCCTACTACCTGCAACCAGAGAAATCCGGTGCAAAACCATACGCCCTGCTTCGGGATGCATTGAAAAAAACCGGAAAAGCCGGACTGGGCACTTATGTGCTCCGCAACCGGGAAAGTCTGGTGCTGATTAAACCCGCCGGCGATCTGCTGATTTTAAACAAAATTCGGTTTGCCGAGGAAATCCGCGACGCCGAAGACCTGAACATTCCGGACATCAAGGTCAAGCCGGCGGAAATGAATATGGCGGTGCAGCTCATCGAGCAGCTGACCACAGATTTTGACATTTCGAGATATAAGGATACTTACAATGAAAATCTGCTGAAACTGATCATGGCGAAGGCGAAAGGCAAAAAACCAGCCTCGCCGAAAATGAAGATCGTGCATTCGAAAAGCAAGGATTTGATGGCGCAGCTGAAAGAAAGTCTGAGCGCGCCGAAACGAAAAGCATCGTGA
- a CDS encoding DUF5690 family protein: MRLKETLARSNALFILWAIIASFGAYFCMYAFRKPFSAGLYEGLAMGDVSYKAVLIIAQVAGYTLSKFMGIRIISELKPGTRIAFVISLIVVAEVALLGFGLVPHPYNFIFLFLNGLPLGMVWGVIFSFMEGRRFTEMLSIGLNISVIVASGILKTTYIEIHTSFSGVSEFWMPALMGALFLPLFLLFVWMLTFIPAPNAEDIRLRAERPPMTRDDKREVMKQFGFPVFCLVIFYGSTVVMRDFRDNFMIEIWNEIDTNWVSSVLTQTEMITGFIVLVIIASLAFVRDNRLGFRITNLILLSGLLLIGGTTLLFTRELISGFYWMLFLGMGLLLNYTLLQTVLFDRMIALYRIRANAGYFVYICESIGYLGSVVLLLYKEFFLKDLSWSNVLIQFSYLQFGAGVLLLILSNVYFSRQRSQSPENRSPLAVV; this comes from the coding sequence ATGCGACTGAAAGAGACGCTTGCTCGCTCAAATGCCTTATTCATTTTGTGGGCCATTATTGCTTCGTTCGGTGCTTATTTCTGCATGTATGCATTCAGAAAGCCATTCAGTGCCGGACTCTACGAGGGGCTGGCTATGGGGGATGTGAGCTACAAGGCGGTTCTGATTATCGCGCAGGTTGCCGGTTATACACTCTCCAAATTCATGGGTATCAGGATCATTTCGGAACTGAAACCCGGCACCCGGATCGCTTTTGTGATCAGCCTGATAGTAGTGGCCGAAGTTGCATTGCTTGGGTTCGGACTGGTGCCACATCCTTACAATTTCATTTTCCTGTTTTTAAATGGTTTGCCCCTCGGAATGGTGTGGGGAGTGATTTTTAGTTTTATGGAGGGGCGCAGGTTTACAGAGATGCTCTCAATCGGTCTGAACATCAGCGTGATTGTTGCCTCTGGCATTCTTAAAACTACTTATATTGAAATCCATACTTCGTTTTCCGGCGTTTCGGAATTCTGGATGCCGGCATTGATGGGTGCGCTGTTTTTGCCATTGTTCCTGCTGTTTGTCTGGATGCTGACTTTTATCCCGGCCCCTAATGCCGAAGATATCCGGTTAAGGGCGGAACGCCCGCCGATGACCCGGGACGATAAGCGGGAGGTAATGAAGCAATTCGGTTTTCCTGTGTTTTGTCTGGTAATATTTTACGGCTCTACGGTCGTTATGCGCGATTTTCGCGACAATTTTATGATCGAAATCTGGAATGAGATCGACACCAACTGGGTAAGCAGCGTATTAACACAAACCGAAATGATCACCGGTTTCATCGTACTGGTAATCATCGCTTCGCTTGCATTTGTGAGAGATAACAGGCTGGGTTTTCGGATCACTAACCTGATCCTGCTGTCGGGGCTATTACTGATTGGTGGTACTACACTTCTCTTCACACGGGAATTGATCAGCGGATTTTACTGGATGCTTTTCTTAGGAATGGGTTTGTTGTTAAACTACACTTTGCTGCAAACCGTGCTTTTCGACAGAATGATCGCACTTTACAGGATCCGTGCCAATGCAGGATATTTCGTATATATCTGTGAAAGTATCGGGTATCTGGGCAGCGTGGTGCTGCTGCTTTATAAGGAGTTTTTTCTGAAAGACCTGAGCTGGTCCAATGTTCTGATCCAGTTTTCGTACCTGCAATTCGGGGCTGGTGTGCTTTTGCTTATACTTAGTAATGTATATTTTTCCCGCCAAAGGAGCCAATCGCCTGAAAACCGTTCGCCGCTGGCAGTGGTTTAA
- a CDS encoding aspartate aminotransferase family protein, with the protein MADAHNRTEGDINLSSARRDWYALISDPETISYLREDEAHFLHQSLSTPCLDVLASCEGIYLTDIQGKTYMDFHGNNVHQLGYRNPYIVEKLKEQLDILPFSPRRYTNIPAIELAKKLGDLMPSDLNRVLFAPGGTSAISMALKLARVVTGKHKVVSLWDSFHGASLDAISAGGELDFRKDMGPMMPGVERIPPPMTYRGPFAAAGTGDLAYADYLEYVIEKEGDIGAFLIETIRNTDVQIPSQAYWQKVREICTKHNVLLILDEIPIAFGRTGKMFAFEHYGIEPDIICLGKGLGGGIMPMAAIVARDSYNVAQHVSLGHFTHEKSPLGSVLALAMFEYIGQNNILEKVGEDEQFMREELARLQREFTLIGDVRGIGLLWGIELVTSRETREKAVKQAETVMYECLKNGLSFKVSQGNVIQLSPPLIITRPQLTEALKILRNALKTASGSV; encoded by the coding sequence ATGGCAGACGCGCACAACCGAACAGAGGGAGACATTAACCTATCGTCCGCGCGACGAGATTGGTATGCTTTGATCAGCGATCCGGAAACGATCTCCTATCTCCGCGAGGACGAGGCGCACTTTCTGCACCAATCCTTATCTACTCCCTGTTTGGACGTTCTTGCGTCCTGTGAGGGTATTTACCTGACTGATATTCAGGGCAAAACCTACATGGATTTCCATGGGAATAATGTGCATCAGCTGGGTTACCGCAATCCATATATTGTTGAGAAGCTCAAAGAGCAGCTGGATATTCTGCCTTTTTCTCCAAGAAGATATACCAATATCCCCGCCATTGAGCTGGCTAAAAAGTTAGGTGATTTAATGCCCTCAGACCTTAACCGCGTACTTTTTGCTCCCGGTGGTACTTCCGCGATCAGTATGGCGCTGAAACTGGCGCGGGTTGTAACCGGAAAACACAAGGTCGTGTCACTCTGGGATTCTTTTCACGGCGCTTCGCTGGATGCTATTTCGGCAGGAGGTGAGCTCGATTTCAGGAAAGATATGGGGCCGATGATGCCGGGAGTTGAACGCATCCCGCCGCCGATGACCTACCGCGGGCCTTTTGCGGCAGCGGGCACCGGCGACTTGGCATATGCGGACTATCTTGAATATGTAATTGAAAAAGAAGGGGATATAGGCGCATTCCTGATCGAAACAATACGGAATACCGATGTGCAGATTCCGTCTCAGGCCTACTGGCAGAAAGTGCGGGAAATTTGTACAAAACACAATGTTTTACTGATCCTCGACGAAATCCCGATCGCATTCGGACGTACCGGAAAAATGTTCGCATTTGAGCACTACGGTATCGAGCCGGACATCATCTGCCTTGGAAAGGGGCTGGGAGGCGGGATAATGCCTATGGCTGCAATTGTTGCGAGAGATTCCTATAATGTGGCGCAACATGTCTCACTAGGTCATTTTACCCACGAGAAAAGCCCGCTCGGCTCCGTGTTGGCGCTTGCCATGTTTGAATATATCGGGCAAAATAATATACTCGAAAAGGTAGGAGAGGACGAGCAATTTATGCGTGAAGAACTGGCGAGGCTGCAAAGGGAATTCACGCTTATCGGTGATGTGCGTGGGATCGGCTTGTTATGGGGAATTGAACTGGTAACGAGCCGGGAAACCAGGGAGAAGGCAGTGAAACAGGCAGAGACAGTGATGTACGAGTGCCTGAAAAACGGGCTGAGTTTTAAAGTTTCGCAAGGGAATGTGATCCAGCTGTCGCCCCCGCTTATTATCACCCGCCCCCAATTGACGGAAGCGCTGAAAATACTCCGAAATGCATTGAAAACCGCGTCGGGCTCAGTCTGA